The genomic DNA GAAGACGACCCGGCAGGCGAGGACGCCCCGGATGAAACCACAGCTGAGGAGGCCTAGATGGATATAGATATGAGTGCACTGAGGCTGCTGGAACGCGAACGGGAGATCCCCTTGGATCTGCTCATTCCGACCATTGAGCAGGCTCTGCTGGTTGCCTACCACAAGACCACCGGCGCGCAGGACACTGCACGCGCGGAACTGGACCGCAAGACCGGCCACGTGACCATTTGGGCCACGGAGGTCGACGACGACGGCACCGCCGTGGGGGAGTTCGATGACACCCCGGCCGGGTTTGGCCGCATTGCCGCCAGCACCGCCCGCCAGATCATCCTGCAGCGCCTGCGAGATGTGGAGGATGACAACATCCTCGGCGAGTTCAAGGGCCGCGAAGGGGAGCTGGTCTCAGGCCAGATCCAGCAGGGCAACAACCCGCACATGATCCAGGTCAACCTCGGATCAGTGGAGGCGCTCCTGCCGCCGCCCGAGCAGGTGCCGGGGGAGAAGTACACCCACGGTTCCCGCCTGCGTGCCTTTGTAGTGGATGTGCGCCGCGGCTTTAAGGGCCCGTCCATCACGCTCTCCCGCTCCCACCCGGGACTGGTACGCAAGCTGTTTGAACTGGAAGTTCCGGAGATCGCAGACGGCAGCGTGGAAATCGTGGCCCTGGCCCGTGAAGCCGGACACCGCACGAAGATTGCCGTCAAGGCAAACGTCCCCGGCATCAACGCCAAGGGTGCGTGCATCGGTGAGATGGGTTCGCGTGTGCGTGCCGTTATGAACGAGCTGCACGACGAGAAGATCGACATTGTCGACTTCAGCGAGGATCCGGCGACGTTTATTGCCAACTCGCTCTCGCCGTCGCGCGTTAACTCGGTGACCATCACGGACGAGGACATGCGTGCGGCGCGTGTGGTGGTCCCCGACTACCAGCTGTCTCTGGCCATCGGCAAGGAAGGCCAGAACGCACGTTTGGCCGCCAAGCTGACCGGATGGCGGATCGACATCGTTTCCGACGCCAAGGCCTCCTAGGCCGGCAGTGCCGGAAGCCGATGCGGCGCCGGGCAGGAAAGGCGCTAGAATGTATAAGGCCGGATCACTTTCCGCCGCTCAGGCACCGGCAGCCGCTTCGGCCGCTGCCCCGGAAACCGAGCAGCGCCGGCGCCCGCATGTTCCGCAGCGAACATGCATCGGGTGCAGGAAAAAAAGTGATCAGGCTGTTCTGCTGCGGCTGGCGCGTGTCAGCATGGAAGGCGTTTACGCCGTCCGTGTCGATGAACGTCGCCGCGTGTCTGGCAGGGGTGCCTGGTTGCATCCCGACCCAGCATGCCTGCGACTGGCAGTGAAACGATCGGCATTTCCCCGGGCCTTCAAGGGCCCGGCGGGAATAACGGACGTTGAACGGTGGTTCAAGGCCCTTGAGAACGTTCCGACCGGGAACGGCCTCGAAACCGTCCAACCTGAAAGCGGGTCAGAAATCTGATGGAAACCCGATGAGTACCCAGCGATGAGTGCTTTGTTGTGCTCTGTGATGGGCCCCGCTGTAACTGCAGTGGAAGCCCGCAGCAAATAGACGGTTCGTACCTGGCTCGGTGCGGACCGAGACAGGAGAAATGTGGCCAAGGTCCGCGTACACGAGCTTGCTAAAGAGCTCGGCATTACCTCAAAGGATGCAGTTGCAAAACTGCAGGAACTGGGCGAATTCGTCCGTTCCGCTTCCTCCACCATTGAGGCCCCGGTAGTAAAGAAACTTCGAGGCGCCTTCCCGGCGTCTGACAACAAGGCCGCCGCATCACCGGCGACCGATGCCAAGCCTGCCGCCGGCGATTCCACGCCGCGTCCGGCAGCATCTTCATCTCCCAAGCCCGGCAAGCCGGCTCCGGCAGCACCGGCCGCCGAGCAGGCAGCCGCTCCGGCAGCCCCTGCACCCGCAGCTCCGGCTCCGGCAGCACCCGCTCCCGCAGCGCCTGCCGCTGAAACGGCTGCACCGGCCGCACCCGCACCGGCTACGGAAACCCCTGCACCGGCAGCCGAGGCTGAGAAGCCCGCCTCGCAGGCACCCCGTCCCGGAAGCACACCGCGTCCCGGCGCCGGTGGTCCCCGTCCGGGCAACAACCCGTTTGCCACCTCCCAGGGAATGCCCCGGCCACGCGGCCGGGGTGAAGGCGAACGTGGAACCGGCGCACCGCGTCCGGGCAACAACCCGTTTGCCACCTCCCAGGGCATGCCGCGTCCGGGTGGACGCCGTGACGAGACCGAACGCCCGGGTACGCCCGGTGCCGCAGGCCCGCGTCCCGCTGCCGGTGCAGGTGGACCCCGTCCCGGTGCGCCGCGTCCGGGTGCACCGCGTCCCGGCGCACCCCGTCCGGGTGCACCGCGTCCGGGTGGCGCACCCCGTCCGGCCGGTGCCGGCGGAAACCGGCCTACGCCGGGCATGATGCCCAACCGCACCGAGCGTCCGGCAGCCCCGGGCCGTCCGGGTGCCGGTGGCGGACCCCGCCGCGGACCGGGCGGAGCCCCGGGTACCGGTGGCGGCGCACCCGTTGGCGGCGGCTTCGGCAAGGGCGGCCGCGGACGCGGCGGCACTGCCGGTGCTTTCGGCAAGGGCGGCGCAGGCCGTGGCAAGCAGCGCAAGTCGAAGCGGGCAAAGCGGCAGGAACTGGAGCAGATGTCAGCTCCGTCGCTGGGTGGCGTTTCGGTACCCCGCGGCGACGGCAACACTGTTGTCCGTCTGCGCCGCGGTGCGTCCATCACGGACTTCGCTGACAAGATTGAGGCAAACCCGGCTGCACTGGTGACCGTGCTCTTCCACCTCGGTGAAATGGCAACGGCCACCCAGTCCCTGGACGAGGAGACCTTCGGTGTCCTCGGCGAGGAGCTGGGCTACAAGATCCAGGTTGTTTCCCCCGAAGACGAAGAGCGCGAACTGCTGAGCAGCTTCGACATTGACTTCGAGGCCGAGCTGGAAGCCGAAGGCGACGACGAGCTTGAAGCACGTCCTCCGGTAGTCACCGTTATGGGTCACGTTGACCACGGTAAGACCCGCCTGCTGGACGCCATCCGCAACTCCAACGTTGTTGAGGGCGAACACGGCGGCATTACCCAGCACATCGGCGCCTACCAGATCGACTTCGATCACGAGGGCACCGAACGCGCCATCACCTTCATTGATACCCCGGGCCACGAGGCGTTCACCGCCATGCGTGCCCGTGGTGCCAAGGTCACCGACATTGCGGTCCTGGTTGTCGCAGCCGACGACGGCGTTATGCCGCAGACGGTGGAAGCACTGAACCACGCACAGGCAGCCAACGTGCCGATTGTGGTGGCAGTGAACAAGATCGATAAGGAAGGCGCCAACCCGGAGAAGGTCCGCGGCCAGCTGACCGAATACGGCCTGGTTCCCGAAGAATACGGTGGCGACACCATGTTCGTTGAGGTCTCTGCCCGCCAGAACCTGAACATCGACGCCCTGCTCGAGGCCGTTCTGCTGACCGCAGATGCTGCCCTGGACATGCGCGCCAACCCGGATAAGGATGCCCGCGGCATCGCGATCGAAGCGAACCTGGATAAGGGACGCGGCGCGGTGGCAACCGTGCTGGTCCAGTCCGGCACGCTGAAGGTCGGCGACACGATCGTGGCAGGCACGGCCCACGGCCGCGTCCGTGCCATGTTCGACGAGAACGGCGACAACGTCACCGAGGCAGGGCCTTCACGCCCGGTCCAGGTGCTCGGCCTGTCCAACGTTCCCCGTGCAGGCGACACCTTCTTCGTTACCGACGACGAGCGGACCGCCCGCCAGATCGCTGAAAAGCGTGAGGCAGCGGACCGCAACGCCGCCCTGGCCAAGCGCCGCAAGCGCATCAGCCTTGAAGACTTCGACAAGGCAGTGGCCGAGGGCAAGGTTGACACCCTCAACCTCATCCTCAAGGGTGACGTCTCCGGTGCCGTTGAAGCCCTGGAAGACTCGCTGCTCAAGATCGACGTCGGCGAAGGCGTGCAGCTGCGCGTCATCCACCGCGGCGTTGGTGCCATCACGCAGAACGACGTCAACCTGGCGACCGTGGACAACGCGATCATCATCGGCTTCAACGTCAAGCCGGCTGAGCGTGTTGCCGACCTGGCCGAGCGCGAAGGCGTGGACATGCGCTTCTACTCGGTCATCTACGCAGCCATCGATGACATTGAGCTCGCCCTCAAGGGCATGCTCAAGCCCGAGTACGAGGAAGTCCAGCTCGGCACCGCCGAGGTCCGCGAAGTCTTCCGTTCCTCCAAGTTCGGAAACATCGCCGGCTCGATCGTCCGCTCCGGTGTCATCCGCCGCAACGCCAAGGCGCGGGTTACCCGCGACGGCAAGCTCATCGGTGAGAACCTCACCGTGGACTCGCTCAAGCGCTTCAAGGATGACGCCACCGAGGTCCGGACGGACTTCGAATGTGGTATCGGTCTTGGCTCGTTCAACGACCTGCGCGAAGGTGACATCATCGAAACCTTCGAAATGCGCGAAAAGCCGCGCGTCTAACAACCGTGGCCGGGGCCGCCGGGAAACCGGCGGCCCCGTACCGGCCGGTTGTCCGGCCGTGGTGCGGCCCACCGCAAACGCACACAACGCCCGGCCTTCGCCGGCGCCGTTGTGCGCCCGATTGTTCTCAGGTAAGGAGAGGTAATGGCAGATCCAGCACGCGCTGCGAAACTCGCTGACCGAATCAAGGTAGTAGTTGCCCAGGCGCTCGAACGGCGGGTCAAGGATCCCCGGCTGGGCTTCGTCACCATCACCGATGCCCGGGTCACCAATGATCTGCAGCATGCCACGTTGTACTACACCGTTTTTGGCGATGAAGCACAGCAGGCTGACACGAAGGCCGCCCTGGAATCGGCGCGCGGAATCCTGCGTGCGGAGGTGGGCAAGAACATCACTGTCCGGCTGACGCCTACGCTCGAATTCGTGGCTGACGAGATTCCGGTCAACGCCGGGCACCTCGAGGAGCTCATCCGTGCGGCGAAGGAACGCGACGCCGAACTGGCGGCGCTGAAGGAAGGCGCCACGTACGCAGGCGACGCCGATCCGTACCGCAAGGATGAGGAAGACTTCGACGAGGATCTCGAGTCCGACGCTTCGGTGGACACCGAGTCAAAGTAGTTCCTGATGTCCCCGGCCCGCCCAGGCGCCGGGCCCAAAAGGGGTAGGAAACCGCTGACGGTTTCCTACCCCTTTTGGCGTTAAGCCGCTGAGCGTTTCCCCGCCGGCTGCGGCAGTGCCGGGCGCCCGGGGAGCCGGCCGAGCCCTTCGAGCAGTTCGGCCCGGTCCCCGCACAGTGCAATCCGGATCCAGCCTTCACCGATTGAGCCGAAGGCCGTCCCCGGTGCCACCGCCACTCCCTGCCGGTCCAGGAAACGCAGTGTCCAGTCCCGTACGTTTCCACCGGATACATGGGATACATCAGCCCAGAGGTAAAAAGCCCCCTCGGCCTGCAGATAATTGATTCCCTTTTCATCCAGCACCGTGCAGGCTGCGTCCCGGTTGGCGCGGTAGTGCGCGGACGCCTCCTCTACATAGTCCTGCGGGCCGGTAAGGGCAGCCAGCGCCGCGTACTGGGACGGGGAGGCGACACAGGAGACGATGGATTCCATAACGGTGTTCAGGACCGTCTCCATTCCGGCCGGAAGCACCAGGGCACCGATGCGCAGGCCGGTCAGACCGTACGTCTTGGACAGCGTCAGGGAAGTGATCACGCGTTCCCCGTCCACGCCGTCGAAAGCCAGCGGACTCACGTGCGGCACGTCGAAGGTGAATGCCTCGTAGCATTCGTCGGAAATGATCCACAGATCGTGCCGCCGGGCCAGATCAACCAGGTCCCGCGTCAGGTCGGCACTGAACACGGCGCCCAGGGGGTTGGAGGGGGAGTTGAGCAGGAGCACCCTCGTGCGCGGCGTCAAAAGCGCTTCAATGTCCTCAATGCGGGGCTGGAACCCGTGTTCGGGGTAGAGCGGATATTCCACGGGGACCGCGTGCAGCAGTGCGGCAGTCATGGCGAAGGTGGGATACCCCGGGTTGGGGACCAGGATCTCGTCCCCGGCGTCCAGCAGCACGCTCATGGCCAGATGCAGTCCCTGCTGGGCCCCGGAGGTGATGAAGACCCTGCCCGGGTCAACCTCCCGGCCAATGCCGGCACCTGTACGCTGCGCGAACGCCTGCCGCAGCGGCGCAATGCCGGCGTTGGGGGTGTATCCCGTTTCGTCGCGGTCCAGCGTGGCCCGCGCGGCATCCAGAATATGGCCCGGGGTAGGAAACCCCGGCTCGCCGATACTCAGCACAATGGAGTCCGGCCGGGCCCACGCCGCCTGGGTGATCTCCCGGATCTGGTTCGCCGGGACGCTTCGGACGTGAGGTGCAAGCTGTGCCATAGTCGAATGCTATCGCCGCTGCCCGAAAGCGTGCGTGCCCCGGAGGCAGTGCGTCGCAACATATACTGAAAGGCGTGAATTCAGGGCAGGTCCGTTCAGGACTGATTATTGTGGACAAGCCGCAGGGATGGACGAGCCACGATGTGGTCGGACGCCTGCGGAGGCTCGCCGGTACGCGGAAGGTCGGACACGCCGGCACCCTGGACCCGATGGCCACCGGAGTGCTGGTGGTCGGGATCAACAAGGCCACGCGCCTGCTGACCTATATAGTCGGCACCACCAAGACCTACGAGGCCACTATCCGGCTGGGTCAGTCCACGGTGACCGATGATGCCGAGGGGGACATCACTGCCGAAACCATTGCCGCAGCGGTGACCGATGAGGACATTCGGGCTGCCGTGCAGAACCTGACCGGCGACATTGAGCAGGTGCCCAGCAGCGTCAGCGCCATCAAGGTCAACGGTGAACGCTCCTACGCCAAGGTACGTGCCGGCGGCGAGGTTAACCTGCCGGCCAGGCCGGTCACCGTCTCGAGGTTCGAAATCCATGACATCCGCCGGGAGAACGGCGGCAAGCTGCGCGACGTCGATGTGACCGTGGAATGCTCCTCCGGCACCTACATCCGGGCCCTGGCCCGGGACCTGGGCGCGGAGCTGGGCGTCGGCGGGCACCTGACGGCACTGCGGCGCACCCGGGTGGGCCCGTTCGGCATCGAAGCGGCCTCCACGCTGGAGCAGCTGGCCGAAGAGCTGCGGGTCACGGACCTCGACGACGCCGCCGCGGACCTGTTCCCGGTCCGGCACCTCAGCGCCGCGGAGGCGGATGACCTCTCCCACGGCCGCCGGATCAGTGCCACCGGAAGCGGCGTGCCGGCACCGGTTGCCGCCATGGACCAGCAGGGCCACGTGGTGGGCCTGCTGGAAGACAAGGGTGACCATGCCAAGGCCCTGCTGGTGTTCGCCCCCGGAAACGAGAAAGCATAGATGGCCGTGGATCCGCTTTTTATTATTGGTTCCCTGGTCTGCCTGGTGTCGGTGGTGCTGTGCATCGGCGCGGCCATCCTGAAGCAGGGCCCGAATGACCTGACCATTCTCTCCGCGGCAGCCGTGGAACTGTTCCTGCTGGTCTATGGCGTTGTTTCGCTGGTCCGGCTTGCCGGCGGGCAGGGGATTGCCGGGGAGGCGTGGGAGTTCTGGGGCTACCTGCTGACGGCCATGGTTATTCCCGTGGGCGCAGTCTGGTGGTCACTGATGGACCGCAGCCGCTGGAGCAACATAGTGCTCTCGGCTGTGGGGGTCACCGTATTTGTCATGCTGTTCCGCATGGAGCAGATCTGGGATGGAGTAAACCTGCTATGAACCGCAACACCGGATCCCGGAAGATCACCGGACTCCCCGACGGGGAGAACCCGGAGCCCGCAGCACGCAACGCCGGGCCGGGACGCCTGCTGGTTGCCGTGTATGCGATTTTCGCGCTGGCTGCCAGTGCACGGGCCGCCTTCCAGATCGCCACCAAGTTTGACCATGCCCCGCTGGCCTACCTGCTCTCGGCCTTCGCGGCAGCGGTCTACATTGTGGCGACGGTAGGCCTGGCCCGCTCCGGTCCCACCGCCTACAAGGTGTCGGTTGTTGCCGTAGGGGTGGAAATGGCGGGCGTGCTCGCCGTCGGATTCCTGGGCCTGTTCGATCCCTCCGCGCTGCCGGACGATACCGTCTGGTCCGGGTTCGGCAGCGGGTACGGGTATGTTCCGCTGGTGCTTCCCGCAATCGGTCTCTGGTGGCTCTACCGGCACCGGAGCGACGCCCGGCACTAGGGATAAGCATGCTTACCTGATTGGTGCGGCGGCGTGAGACGATGGCAGGAACAAGCAGCAGTGCCGATTTCGTCAGGGGAAGCCATGAGCAACGCAGCGCCAACGCCCGGAGAAACGCCACGGGAAACACCACCCGGCCGTCAGACCCCGCAGGACGGCGGCAGGGGAGCCGCACGGCCGCAGTCCCGGGACGCGGTAGCCGCAGGCAGCCGCACGGACTCGGAGCCGGGCGGAACCGCAAGCCAGGGGTCTGCGCCCGCCCGCCCCTCCAAGGGTGGCGGGCAAAGCCGTACACGCACCAAGGCAGCCAAGCCCTACAAAACCAGCGATGACTGGGGTGTGTTCCGGACGGTGGTCATCGGCGTCGGTGTCCTGGTGGCCGGGTTCGGTCTCTACAACCTGATTACCGGAACGGCCGGACTGCCGGACGGCAGCGGGGGAGAGGTCAACCCCACACTGGAAAGCCAGTTCCGGTTCTTCTCCGCCATGATGGTGGGTGTGGGCGCCGCATTTGTCGCCATTGCCGTGAAATTCCAGTGGGCCAACATGCTGTGGCTGGTCTGCCTGATGGTTTTCCTGGGCGGCATCGGCCGGGTACTGTCCTGGGCGTTCTCCGGCACACCGCACTTCACCTTCATTGTGCTCATGATCGTTGAACTCGCCTTCCCGCCGGCGCTGCTCGTCTGGCACCGATTCATAGCCAAGACCAGCGAACTGCGCCGCGAATACAGCGGGCAGGGACCCCCGGAAACCGGGGGCTCCGAGCCCGGAGCCGCCGGCGGTGCCCGCTGACCGGCATTGATCGGACATAATGGATAGGTCCCGGCGCGGCCAACGCCCCGGTGGCTGAACCGGCCGTTGGACCGGCACTGGAGAATTCTGAAGGAGCCTGTGTGTACTACTGGAATGACCTGGCGGAGGTACCGGCCGGCATTGGTCCGACAGTAATCACCATCGGAAACTTCGACGGCGTGCACCTGGGTCACCAGCATGTCCTGGCCCGGCTGGTGAAAGCTGCCCGCGAGCAGGACGCCGCGGCGGTAGCCATTTCCTTTGACCCGCACCCCGCCCAGGTCCACCGTCCGGATACCGCCCCGGAACTGATCATGGGCACAGTGGACCGGGTCCAGGCGCTGGCGGACACCGGCCTGGACGGACTGCTGATGATGCACTACAGCCTCGACCTGGCCGCGCTCACTGCCGAAGAATTTGTCCGCACGGTCCTGGTGGACGCCCTGCACGTCAAAACCGTGGTCATAGGCCATGACGTCCGGTTCGGCCGGGGCAACGCCGGAGACCTGGAGACCATGCGCGAACTGGGCCGGGAACTCGGCTTTGGCGTGGAGGCCGTGGATGATTTCGGCGCCCTGCCGGACGGGCCGGAGTCCGGCCGGCGCTGCTCCTCCACCTGGATCCGCGAAGCCCTCCGCGAAGGGGACGTCAGGACTGCCGCCCGCCTGCTGGGCCGCACGCACCGGATGCGCGGAGAAGTGGTGCACGGTGCAGCCCGCGGCCGGGAACTGGGTTTCCCCACAGCCAACCTTGCCACCGATGCCTCCGGGCTGATCCCGGCAGACGGGATTTACGCAGGCTGGCTGGTGGACGAGTCCGGGGCCCGCTGGCCCGCAGCTGTGTCCGTCGGATCCAACCCGACGTTTGAGGGCGTAAGCCGGCAGGTTGAAGCGCACGTTATCGACCGCCCCGCGGAGCAGGTTGAGGACTTTGATCTGTACGGCCAGCATGTAGTGGTGGAATTCGTGGAGCGGCTGCGCGGCATGGTGGCCTACACCGGACCGGAGGCCCTGGTGGAGCAGATGCGTCTGGACGTGGAACGCACCCGCAGCGTCCTTTCGACAGAAAGCGGCATGGCCGGGTAAACTGGATTCAAATTCGGCTGCGGTCCGTGGCGGCTGAATTTCTTTGTGTCTGAGGACGTGAGTCCGAGGAACACGAAGATTCCCGGCAGCGAAGTGCTGACTCGGGCCTCACGGCACAACTCTAGGAGTTACATTGGCACTCGATCCCGCCGTCAAGCAGGAGATCATCCGGGAATTCGCTCGGGCTGAAGGGGACACCGGTTCCCCCGAGGTTCAGGTTGCTGTGCTTTCACGGCGCATCCTCGACCTGACCGAGCACCTGAAGACCCACAAGCATGACCACCACACCCGCCGCGGCCTGATGGCCATGGTTGGTCGCCGTCGTCGTATGCTGACCTACCTGCGCGAGACCGACATCGCCCGCTACCGTGCGCTCATCGAGCGCCTCGGCCTGCGTCGATAGTCTTTGTGGAAGGCGGCACCTGTGCATCCGCACGGGGAGCCGCCTTTTGCGCAGGCAGGCATGGACACCGGGAAAGCCGGAAGCGCACCTGTCTGAATCGCGAACGGTCCCTGCAGTACAGCTGCGGGGACCCGCAAAGAAGTACCTAAGCAGTAAGCAGTAAGCAGTACAGCAAAACACCATAGGAGTCAGCCAGCATCGCAGCATTCGCGGTCCTCGGTAGTGGTCTCCGGGAGATATCCGCCCGTGGACCTCGATCGAAGACCGGGTGTTGAACGTACGGCCCATGCCGTGCGGAAGGAAGTTTTGAAACGATGCTGGGTGCCTCCGCCCACAGAAGAAACGGAGGTGGCTCTCATATGGAGGGTCCCGAAATTCAGTTCTCAGAAGCCGTCATTGACAACGGCAAATACGGCAAGCGCGTCATCCGGTTCGAAACCGGCCGCCTTGCCCAGCAGG from Arthrobacter zhangbolii includes the following:
- the nusA gene encoding transcription termination factor NusA, whose product is MDIDMSALRLLEREREIPLDLLIPTIEQALLVAYHKTTGAQDTARAELDRKTGHVTIWATEVDDDGTAVGEFDDTPAGFGRIAASTARQIILQRLRDVEDDNILGEFKGREGELVSGQIQQGNNPHMIQVNLGSVEALLPPPEQVPGEKYTHGSRLRAFVVDVRRGFKGPSITLSRSHPGLVRKLFELEVPEIADGSVEIVALAREAGHRTKIAVKANVPGINAKGACIGEMGSRVRAVMNELHDEKIDIVDFSEDPATFIANSLSPSRVNSVTITDEDMRAARVVVPDYQLSLAIGKEGQNARLAAKLTGWRIDIVSDAKAS
- the rbfA gene encoding 30S ribosome-binding factor RbfA, giving the protein MADPARAAKLADRIKVVVAQALERRVKDPRLGFVTITDARVTNDLQHATLYYTVFGDEAQQADTKAALESARGILRAEVGKNITVRLTPTLEFVADEIPVNAGHLEELIRAAKERDAELAALKEGATYAGDADPYRKDEEDFDEDLESDASVDTESK
- the truB gene encoding tRNA pseudouridine(55) synthase TruB — translated: MNSGQVRSGLIIVDKPQGWTSHDVVGRLRRLAGTRKVGHAGTLDPMATGVLVVGINKATRLLTYIVGTTKTYEATIRLGQSTVTDDAEGDITAETIAAAVTDEDIRAAVQNLTGDIEQVPSSVSAIKVNGERSYAKVRAGGEVNLPARPVTVSRFEIHDIRRENGGKLRDVDVTVECSSGTYIRALARDLGAELGVGGHLTALRRTRVGPFGIEAASTLEQLAEELRVTDLDDAAADLFPVRHLSAAEADDLSHGRRISATGSGVPAPVAAMDQQGHVVGLLEDKGDHAKALLVFAPGNEKA
- a CDS encoding DUF4345 domain-containing protein — encoded protein: MSNAAPTPGETPRETPPGRQTPQDGGRGAARPQSRDAVAAGSRTDSEPGGTASQGSAPARPSKGGGQSRTRTKAAKPYKTSDDWGVFRTVVIGVGVLVAGFGLYNLITGTAGLPDGSGGEVNPTLESQFRFFSAMMVGVGAAFVAIAVKFQWANMLWLVCLMVFLGGIGRVLSWAFSGTPHFTFIVLMIVELAFPPALLVWHRFIAKTSELRREYSGQGPPETGGSEPGAAGGAR
- the infB gene encoding translation initiation factor IF-2, which gives rise to MAKVRVHELAKELGITSKDAVAKLQELGEFVRSASSTIEAPVVKKLRGAFPASDNKAAASPATDAKPAAGDSTPRPAASSSPKPGKPAPAAPAAEQAAAPAAPAPAAPAPAAPAPAAPAAETAAPAAPAPATETPAPAAEAEKPASQAPRPGSTPRPGAGGPRPGNNPFATSQGMPRPRGRGEGERGTGAPRPGNNPFATSQGMPRPGGRRDETERPGTPGAAGPRPAAGAGGPRPGAPRPGAPRPGAPRPGAPRPGGAPRPAGAGGNRPTPGMMPNRTERPAAPGRPGAGGGPRRGPGGAPGTGGGAPVGGGFGKGGRGRGGTAGAFGKGGAGRGKQRKSKRAKRQELEQMSAPSLGGVSVPRGDGNTVVRLRRGASITDFADKIEANPAALVTVLFHLGEMATATQSLDEETFGVLGEELGYKIQVVSPEDEERELLSSFDIDFEAELEAEGDDELEARPPVVTVMGHVDHGKTRLLDAIRNSNVVEGEHGGITQHIGAYQIDFDHEGTERAITFIDTPGHEAFTAMRARGAKVTDIAVLVVAADDGVMPQTVEALNHAQAANVPIVVAVNKIDKEGANPEKVRGQLTEYGLVPEEYGGDTMFVEVSARQNLNIDALLEAVLLTADAALDMRANPDKDARGIAIEANLDKGRGAVATVLVQSGTLKVGDTIVAGTAHGRVRAMFDENGDNVTEAGPSRPVQVLGLSNVPRAGDTFFVTDDERTARQIAEKREAADRNAALAKRRKRISLEDFDKAVAEGKVDTLNLILKGDVSGAVEALEDSLLKIDVGEGVQLRVIHRGVGAITQNDVNLATVDNAIIIGFNVKPAERVADLAEREGVDMRFYSVIYAAIDDIELALKGMLKPEYEEVQLGTAEVREVFRSSKFGNIAGSIVRSGVIRRNAKARVTRDGKLIGENLTVDSLKRFKDDATEVRTDFECGIGLGSFNDLREGDIIETFEMREKPRV
- a CDS encoding YlxR family protein; the encoded protein is MYKAGSLSAAQAPAAASAAAPETEQRRRPHVPQRTCIGCRKKSDQAVLLRLARVSMEGVYAVRVDERRRVSGRGAWLHPDPACLRLAVKRSAFPRAFKGPAGITDVERWFKALENVPTGNGLETVQPESGSEI
- a CDS encoding pyridoxal phosphate-dependent aminotransferase is translated as MAQLAPHVRSVPANQIREITQAAWARPDSIVLSIGEPGFPTPGHILDAARATLDRDETGYTPNAGIAPLRQAFAQRTGAGIGREVDPGRVFITSGAQQGLHLAMSVLLDAGDEILVPNPGYPTFAMTAALLHAVPVEYPLYPEHGFQPRIEDIEALLTPRTRVLLLNSPSNPLGAVFSADLTRDLVDLARRHDLWIISDECYEAFTFDVPHVSPLAFDGVDGERVITSLTLSKTYGLTGLRIGALVLPAGMETVLNTVMESIVSCVASPSQYAALAALTGPQDYVEEASAHYRANRDAACTVLDEKGINYLQAEGAFYLWADVSHVSGGNVRDWTLRFLDRQGVAVAPGTAFGSIGEGWIRIALCGDRAELLEGLGRLPGRPALPQPAGKRSAA
- a CDS encoding bifunctional riboflavin kinase/FAD synthetase, translating into MYYWNDLAEVPAGIGPTVITIGNFDGVHLGHQHVLARLVKAAREQDAAAVAISFDPHPAQVHRPDTAPELIMGTVDRVQALADTGLDGLLMMHYSLDLAALTAEEFVRTVLVDALHVKTVVIGHDVRFGRGNAGDLETMRELGRELGFGVEAVDDFGALPDGPESGRRCSSTWIREALREGDVRTAARLLGRTHRMRGEVVHGAARGRELGFPTANLATDASGLIPADGIYAGWLVDESGARWPAAVSVGSNPTFEGVSRQVEAHVIDRPAEQVEDFDLYGQHVVVEFVERLRGMVAYTGPEALVEQMRLDVERTRSVLSTESGMAG
- the rpsO gene encoding 30S ribosomal protein S15, encoding MALDPAVKQEIIREFARAEGDTGSPEVQVAVLSRRILDLTEHLKTHKHDHHTRRGLMAMVGRRRRMLTYLRETDIARYRALIERLGLRR